From the Ferviditalea candida genome, the window GGGCTTGGAATCCAGCCGCCCTTTGCCGATTGGGGGAAAATGACCGGGGATGGAATGAAGGTGCTGACCCAAGGCGCTCCGCACGTGGCGACGATTCCGGGTTTGGTTATTCTGATCGTGTCCACGGCGTTTAACTGGCTCGGCGATGGCTTGCGGGATGCGCTCGATCCCCACAAGCGCACGCAATAACCGCTTCGCCAAGAGAAGAGATGAGGTGAGAGCATTGTCTTTATTAGAGGTAACGAACCTGCAAACCTATTTTCACACCCCCAATGGTGTGGTTAAAGCCGTCAACGGTGTCCAGTTTTCCATGGAACCGGGAGAAATTATGGCGCTCGTCGGGGAATCCGGCTCGGGGAAGAGCATCACGGGATTATCGATCATGGGCTTGGTGCCCAAGCCGAATGGGAGAATTGTCGACGGTCAGATCCGGTTTGAGGGACGGGATTTGGCTTCCATGAAAGAAAAGGAGCTGCGGAAGATACGCGGCCAGGATATTGCGATGATTTTTCAAAATCCTTTAACTGCGATGGACCCTTCCTTCAAAATAGGCAATCAAATGGGGGAAATCATCTGCTACCGCCAGGGAGTGAGCGCCAAAACGGCATGGCAGGAATCGGAGAAGCTGCTTGATTTGGTGGGCATCCATGATCCCAAGCGCGTGCTGGATTCCTATCCGCATGCGCTGAGCGGGGGCATGCGCCAGCGGGTGATGATCGCCATGGCGTTAAGCTGTCAGCCGAAGCTGCTGATTGCCGACGAACCGACGACGGCTTTGGATGCGACGATCCAAAAGCAAATTCTCATGCTGCTGAAAAAGATCAATAAAGAGTTCAAAACCTCCATTCTCATGATCACCCATGATTTTGGTGTTGTCGCCAGCTTGTGCGATACCGTTGCGGTCATGTACGCGGGAAAAATTGTGGAGTACGGAAGAACAAGCCGAATTTTGTCGGATCCCGAGCATCCCTACACGAGGGGCTTGATCGGTGCCATGCCGGAGAATGGAACGGGGAATAAGGAAAGGAGGCGCTTGACCCAGATTGACGGCTTCCCGCCCGATCTCATGAGGCTGCCGCAGGGATGCAGCTTTTACGAAAGGTGCTGGGAGGCTCAGAAGAAATGCGCCGAACAGGAGCCTGGGGTCACCCATTTCGACGAACAGCATGTTGTCCGCTGTCTGAACCGGGAGGAGGAGAGCTATGCCGTCCTTAATCGAAGTTAAAGGCTTAAAGAAAGCATATAAGACAGCATCCGGCGGTATATTTGGGAAGAAAGGGAGTTTTACCGCAGTCAACGAGATTGATCTGTCCATCCGAAAGGGCGAGATTTTGGGACTTATCGGTGAATCCGGATCAGGCAAATCAACGGTCGGCCGGTTGATTTTGCGGTTAATCGAACCGACTGCGGGAAGCATCTTTTATGAAGGCAGGGAAATCACTCATTTCAACCATAAGGAGATGATGCCGTATTACCGGAAAATGCAAATCATTTTCCAGGACAGCACCTCCTCCTTCAACCCGAGAAAAACCATCGGGGAGCAGATCATCACGCCCATGCTGCGGTTGGGAGCAGCCGCAACCCGCTCGGAAGCGGAGGAAAATGCGCAAGTCCTGCTGGAGAAAGTCGGATTGAAAAGAGAGCACATGGGCCGGTATCCCCATGAATTCTCCGGCGGGCAAAGACAACGGATCGGCATTGCCCGGGCATTGGCGTTAAAGCCGGAATTTCTCGTTCTCGATGAG encodes:
- a CDS encoding ABC transporter ATP-binding protein gives rise to the protein MPSLIEVKGLKKAYKTASGGIFGKKGSFTAVNEIDLSIRKGEILGLIGESGSGKSTVGRLILRLIEPTAGSIFYEGREITHFNHKEMMPYYRKMQIIFQDSTSSFNPRKTIGEQIITPMLRLGAAATRSEAEENAQVLLEKVGLKREHMGRYPHEFSGGQRQRIGIARALALKPEFLVLDEPTSALDVSIQAQILNLLLDLQEEYGLTYLFIGHNLSIIEFFCDRVAVMYKGKLVEVADSTGLYREPYHPVSRMLLDSVLTLDQRALSDNVAEEQANEERNAAGCVFLRKCAYASEACSQSHPPLENVENGRQVACYSPVKDMEVMELVGEG
- a CDS encoding ABC transporter ATP-binding protein codes for the protein MRALSLLEVTNLQTYFHTPNGVVKAVNGVQFSMEPGEIMALVGESGSGKSITGLSIMGLVPKPNGRIVDGQIRFEGRDLASMKEKELRKIRGQDIAMIFQNPLTAMDPSFKIGNQMGEIICYRQGVSAKTAWQESEKLLDLVGIHDPKRVLDSYPHALSGGMRQRVMIAMALSCQPKLLIADEPTTALDATIQKQILMLLKKINKEFKTSILMITHDFGVVASLCDTVAVMYAGKIVEYGRTSRILSDPEHPYTRGLIGAMPENGTGNKERRRLTQIDGFPPDLMRLPQGCSFYERCWEAQKKCAEQEPGVTHFDEQHVVRCLNREEESYAVLNRS